One window of Saprospiraceae bacterium genomic DNA carries:
- a CDS encoding ComEC/Rec2 family competence protein, translating into MLAYTLARPFIYLFLGLCLSIAATNLYYSLYYENTQANSLVSILFASILLIVLLKKKKSIALVTIAIFLFCLNEYVHLNQVHDLGPSSNSHKFQKIEFKITSDNFINKKHSCIAIANINNKDVQCKISFQDRSINYPLQYGDMISGSICLTKINGSSSRTFNTYPDYLLNKHIYYEGFMSKIDHFQSASNNSLYKMTQYLATQIKNILIQTCSKPENANLLVSLILGDKTDLNKDTKQAFLSTGTAHILAVSGLHLGLVYYLLSLVCKPIRKLKNKNSKLMESILILTGIWAFALITGLGSSILRAAVMFSFIQASNCLKRKNDSVNTLFACGFFMAAYNPCILSDIGFQLSFSAVLSIIWFNPYFKRIWLPKAKLLLPIRDLFSISCSVQVLVSPISIFYFQQFPLYFLISNLIWIPLSFLLMILGSIQVFLFAFSQKFASLIGIFSEELIQFGVGCLKCIQKAPYSILDNIWINDVQAILILCSFIFLKFYFITQNSSMLIKSLVFAVSVCLSTYYTEYTISKSRELVLYKYNNAFQMELREGHHTIGSSPNSNTLSKYRSLNKINHTDSITLSELIALTSKIQEEVSIHPIKCSMKLYCLKQKGTTKILHLNNLTEANAKCIQGEDYKISTYLNMSQNNPIIIKLQK; encoded by the coding sequence ATGCTGGCGTATACCCTTGCCCGGCCTTTTATTTATTTGTTTTTGGGACTATGCCTTAGCATAGCAGCCACTAACTTATACTATTCCTTGTATTATGAAAATACACAGGCAAATAGCTTGGTTTCTATACTCTTCGCATCAATTCTTCTAATTGTCCTTCTGAAAAAGAAGAAATCAATAGCCTTGGTTACAATTGCAATCTTTCTCTTTTGTTTAAATGAATACGTTCACCTCAATCAAGTGCATGATTTAGGACCTTCTTCCAATTCCCACAAGTTTCAAAAGATCGAATTTAAAATTACCAGCGATAATTTTATAAATAAAAAACACAGTTGCATAGCAATTGCAAATATCAATAACAAAGACGTACAATGCAAAATAAGCTTCCAGGATCGTTCGATTAATTATCCGCTTCAATATGGTGATATGATATCAGGAAGTATATGCCTCACTAAAATTAATGGTTCCAGTTCCAGAACTTTTAATACATACCCTGATTATTTACTAAATAAACACATATATTATGAGGGCTTTATGTCAAAGATAGATCACTTCCAAAGTGCATCGAATAATTCGCTTTACAAAATGACCCAATATTTAGCTACTCAAATTAAAAACATTCTAATTCAAACATGCAGCAAACCAGAGAATGCCAACTTATTAGTTTCATTAATACTAGGTGATAAAACCGATTTAAATAAAGATACTAAACAGGCCTTTCTTTCAACTGGAACAGCTCATATATTAGCTGTATCTGGCTTGCATTTAGGACTTGTTTATTATCTTCTAAGCTTAGTCTGCAAACCAATACGCAAATTAAAAAACAAGAACTCAAAACTTATGGAATCAATCTTGATTCTTACCGGAATATGGGCATTTGCCTTGATTACTGGTTTGGGTTCATCCATTTTAAGAGCAGCAGTTATGTTTAGTTTTATTCAGGCTTCAAACTGTCTGAAACGAAAAAATGATTCGGTCAACACCTTATTTGCATGTGGATTCTTTATGGCAGCATACAACCCGTGCATTCTATCTGATATAGGTTTTCAACTTTCATTTTCTGCTGTTTTAAGTATCATTTGGTTCAATCCATACTTTAAAAGGATTTGGCTTCCTAAAGCAAAATTACTGTTACCGATTCGAGATTTATTTTCCATTTCCTGTTCTGTACAGGTATTGGTCTCACCAATTAGCATCTTCTATTTTCAACAATTTCCTTTGTACTTCCTTATCTCGAATTTAATCTGGATTCCACTTTCTTTTTTACTCATGATACTTGGCTCAATACAAGTATTTCTATTTGCATTTTCTCAAAAGTTCGCAAGCCTTATAGGAATCTTTTCAGAAGAACTCATTCAATTTGGAGTAGGCTGTTTGAAATGCATTCAAAAAGCGCCTTATTCTATTCTCGACAACATTTGGATAAACGATGTCCAAGCCATACTTATCCTTTGCTCATTTATATTTTTAAAATTTTATTTTATTACTCAAAACTCAAGTATGCTTATAAAAAGCCTTGTATTTGCAGTTTCGGTATGCCTAAGTACTTACTACACTGAATACACTATTTCAAAAAGTCGTGAATTAGTATTATATAAATACAACAATGCATTCCAAATGGAATTGCGTGAAGGGCATCATACAATCGGAAGTTCTCCAAATTCCAATACGCTCTCAAAATACCGATCCTTAAATAAAATCAATCACACGGATTCCATTACACTCAGCGAACTAATTGCCCTAACAAGTAAAATTCAGGAGGAAGTAAGTATCCATCCTATAAAATGCTCAATGAAGCTGTATTGTCTCAAACAAAAAGGCACTACTAAAATTCTTCATTTAAATAATCTTACCGAAGCTAATGCTAAATGCATACAAGGGGAGGATTACAAAATATCAACCTATTTAAACATGAGTCAAAACAATCCAATAATCATTAAACTTCAAAAATGA
- a CDS encoding asparagine synthetase B, which translates to MMNKLLYTAVGILLFNFTAISSYILVPMDLKQANHLKAYGITYWVIDQNVEAYWLLNYRGGSFAFLNLKTLEKECKTRGVSFEIISDNEFDRIKSEIGNPEVNQELMKLEKAPKIAVYTPEFNNKGERIQPWDDAVTLALTYAEIPFEKIYDREILSGMLPKYDWLHLHHEDFTGQYGRFYSGYHTQPWYIENQKKAEELSKSLGFSKVSQCKLEVAKKIKEYIGGGGFTFAMCSATDSYDIALSAEGIDICAVYYDGDPINGNANALLDYTKTLAFKNYSLKDNPLEYEFSTIDNTYDRKLNPENDYFELFDFSAKWDPVPTMLTQNHTRTVKGFMGQTTSFKRGLIKSDVLVLGETKSVDEVRYIHGTYGYGTWTFYAGHDPEDYQHQVGDPPTDLNLHPNSPGYRLILNNVLFPAAKKKERKT; encoded by the coding sequence ATGATGAACAAATTATTATATACGGCAGTCGGTATCCTGCTATTCAATTTTACTGCGATTTCTTCTTATATTTTAGTTCCTATGGACCTAAAGCAAGCCAATCATTTGAAGGCTTACGGGATTACTTATTGGGTAATTGATCAAAATGTTGAAGCATATTGGTTGCTTAATTACCGAGGTGGAAGTTTTGCATTCCTTAATTTGAAAACTTTAGAAAAGGAGTGTAAAACCCGTGGAGTGAGCTTTGAAATTATTTCTGACAATGAATTTGACAGAATTAAATCAGAAATTGGAAATCCTGAAGTAAATCAAGAGCTTATGAAACTTGAAAAGGCTCCTAAAATTGCTGTTTATACCCCGGAATTCAACAATAAAGGAGAGCGAATTCAACCCTGGGATGATGCGGTCACACTGGCACTAACCTATGCTGAAATCCCTTTTGAAAAAATTTACGACCGTGAAATTTTATCTGGAATGTTGCCTAAATATGATTGGTTGCATTTACATCACGAGGATTTTACAGGTCAATATGGACGTTTTTATTCAGGGTACCATACCCAACCTTGGTATATTGAAAATCAGAAAAAAGCTGAGGAGCTCAGTAAATCACTTGGATTTTCAAAAGTCTCTCAATGTAAATTGGAAGTTGCAAAAAAAATTAAGGAATACATTGGCGGTGGAGGCTTTACTTTTGCAATGTGCTCAGCAACAGATTCGTATGATATTGCACTTTCAGCAGAGGGTATTGACATCTGTGCAGTTTATTATGACGGCGATCCTATAAATGGCAATGCAAATGCTTTACTTGATTATACAAAAACATTGGCTTTCAAAAACTATAGTTTGAAAGATAACCCATTGGAATACGAATTTTCTACAATTGATAACACGTATGACCGCAAGTTAAATCCAGAAAACGATTATTTTGAATTATTTGATTTTTCAGCAAAATGGGACCCGGTACCTACCATGTTAACTCAAAATCATACCAGGACGGTCAAAGGTTTTATGGGTCAAACGACCAGTTTTAAACGGGGTTTAATAAAATCAGATGTATTGGTGCTTGGGGAGACAAAATCCGTAGATGAAGTGCGGTATATACATGGGACGTATGGATACGGAACCTGGACATTTTATGCAGGCCATGATCCGGAAGATTACCAACATCAGGTTGGAGATCCGCCTACGGATTTAAATTTACACCCCAACTCACCAGGATATCGCCTGATTCTTAATAATGTATTGTTTCCTGCAGCTAAAAAGAAAGAGCGCAAAACATAA
- a CDS encoding ketoacyl-ACP synthase III — MRSKIAGVGYYVPETVVKNADLELLMDTSDAWIQERTGIQERRYGKAHAETTTTMGARAAEIAIQRAGITKEEVDFIIFATLSPDYFFPGCGVLLQRELKITSLEAPALDIRNQCSGFIYGLSIADQFIKSGQYKNILLVGAEMHSMGLDFSSRGRNVTVIFGDGAGAVVVQPTESEGILNTVLHSDGTYAEELAFINPGCHGGYHLGKEAFGYTDQNYGGIFLTEKMWNEQMIFPTMNGPLVFKTAVVKFQEVILEALNKAGLQAEDIDLLIPHQANLRISQFIQQKLNLRNDQVWNNIQKYGNTTAATIPIALGEAWEAGKIKEGDLICMAAFGSGFTWGSVLLRW; from the coding sequence ATGAGATCAAAAATTGCAGGGGTAGGATATTATGTACCTGAAACAGTAGTAAAGAACGCTGATTTAGAACTATTAATGGATACTTCTGATGCTTGGATTCAAGAACGCACTGGAATTCAGGAACGCCGATATGGAAAAGCACACGCGGAGACCACAACCACCATGGGAGCCCGAGCTGCGGAAATAGCAATCCAGCGGGCAGGTATAACTAAAGAAGAAGTTGACTTTATAATATTTGCCACATTAAGTCCGGACTATTTTTTTCCAGGTTGCGGCGTCCTATTACAACGTGAATTAAAAATAACTTCTTTAGAAGCACCTGCTTTGGATATTCGAAATCAATGCAGTGGATTTATTTACGGACTTTCAATTGCAGATCAATTTATTAAATCAGGCCAATACAAAAATATTTTACTGGTTGGAGCAGAAATGCATTCTATGGGATTGGATTTTAGTTCACGCGGTAGAAATGTTACAGTTATTTTTGGGGATGGTGCAGGCGCAGTAGTAGTTCAGCCAACTGAATCGGAAGGAATATTAAATACCGTCTTACATTCTGATGGGACCTACGCAGAAGAATTAGCTTTTATTAATCCCGGTTGCCATGGGGGATATCATCTTGGAAAAGAAGCATTTGGATACACAGATCAAAATTACGGAGGTATTTTTTTAACTGAAAAAATGTGGAATGAGCAAATGATCTTTCCGACAATGAATGGACCTTTAGTATTTAAAACCGCAGTAGTTAAATTTCAGGAAGTAATTCTTGAAGCACTTAATAAAGCAGGGCTTCAAGCTGAGGATATTGATTTATTAATTCCCCACCAGGCTAATTTACGAATTAGTCAGTTTATTCAGCAGAAATTAAATTTAAGAAATGATCAAGTGTGGAATAACATTCAGAAATATGGAAATACCACTGCAGCAACCATTCCTATAGCATTAGGAGAAGCTTGGGAGGCGGGTAAAATCAAAGAAGGTGATTTAATTTGTATGGCTGCATTTGGAAGCGGATTTACCTGGGGAAGTGTACTTTTAAGATGGTAA
- the bshB1 gene encoding bacillithiol biosynthesis deacetylase BshB1, whose product MLSLNTIQVVDILAIGVHPDDVELSCSGTLLGHISKGYTVGLLDLTLGELGTRGNPTLRTEEAMKAATLLGAKFRIQLDLPDGFFMWNYQEIEKIIRVVRAAKPKIVFANALSDRHPDHGRAAKLIADALFYSGLQKIETFDINGAAQNRWRPNNLYHYIQDHQLNADIAFDITEFLDQKIALIKCFGSQFYDPNSKELDSPISGQDFFELLKAKAKIYGRSIHVEYAEGFNTTGPFQVKDLLN is encoded by the coding sequence ATGTTATCTTTAAATACGATTCAAGTTGTTGATATTCTTGCAATTGGTGTACATCCAGATGATGTAGAGCTCAGTTGCAGTGGTACCTTGTTGGGGCATATTTCAAAAGGGTATACTGTAGGCTTGCTTGATTTGACATTAGGCGAATTGGGAACCAGAGGGAACCCGACATTACGAACAGAAGAAGCGATGAAAGCCGCTACATTGTTGGGGGCTAAATTTAGAATCCAATTGGATTTACCGGATGGATTTTTTATGTGGAATTATCAGGAAATTGAAAAAATCATACGGGTAGTTCGAGCTGCAAAGCCTAAAATTGTATTTGCCAATGCACTTTCAGATCGACATCCAGATCATGGCCGAGCCGCCAAATTAATCGCGGATGCATTATTTTATTCTGGTTTACAAAAAATTGAAACATTTGATATAAATGGGGCCGCACAAAATCGATGGCGTCCGAATAATTTATATCATTACATTCAGGATCATCAATTAAATGCCGACATCGCATTTGATATCACTGAATTTTTGGATCAAAAAATAGCGTTGATAAAATGCTTTGGATCTCAATTTTATGATCCCAATTCAAAAGAATTAGATTCGCCAATTTCAGGACAAGATTTTTTCGAACTGTTAAAGGCAAAAGCAAAAATTTATGGAAGAAGCATCCATGTGGAATATGCTGAGGGCTTTAACACCACTGGGCCGTTTCAAGTAAAAGATTTACTAAATTAA
- a CDS encoding Do family serine endopeptidase, with the protein MNSIRTQSSIIFICLAVSILSSYLTFKFLIPRIENSNEVKLIHEVNDDPNDHSALIKSSPIRFLNTPGTNFVFAASKSTPSVVFIESMIDSKEGIFSMPNKELSTGSGVIISPDGYIITNNHVVENAEKIQVLLNDNREYEAKLIGTDPTTDIALIKIEDSSLPYIEFGNSDSSEIGEWVLAVGNPFRLQSTVTAGIISAKARNINILNNQQYRIESFIQTDAAVNPGNSGGALVNTNGDLIGINTAIMSQTGRYEGYSFSIPSNLVKKVFSDLKEFGTVQRGLLGVVIEEVNNERAKLYGLTHVGGVFISNTTRDGAADIAGLKPEDIILELNNRTIKSVPELQEIIGRLRPGSKIQIKYWRNNQTNTVEAILKNQVNTTEMLSTRRDPLLLDLGFEVRDLSAEEKTNLKQSGVKVLSIYQGSIIENTNMAPGYIITTVNGKKVRSVDELIQTIQSADINILLEGFYEKYRGKFPYRFNKKQ; encoded by the coding sequence ATGAATTCCATCAGAACACAAAGCTCAATAATTTTTATATGCTTGGCAGTCAGCATTTTAAGTAGTTATCTGACCTTTAAATTTCTTATTCCACGTATCGAAAACTCAAATGAAGTTAAATTGATACATGAGGTCAATGACGATCCAAACGATCATTCGGCACTGATTAAATCAAGTCCAATCCGGTTTTTAAATACCCCTGGAACCAATTTTGTATTTGCTGCATCAAAAAGTACCCCGTCCGTTGTATTTATAGAATCCATGATTGATAGCAAAGAAGGTATTTTTTCTATGCCTAATAAAGAATTGTCAACGGGTTCTGGTGTTATCATATCTCCTGATGGATACATCATCACAAATAACCATGTGGTTGAAAATGCTGAAAAGATTCAAGTACTTTTAAATGACAACAGGGAATATGAAGCTAAATTAATTGGAACGGATCCAACGACAGACATCGCCTTAATAAAAATTGAAGATTCCAGTTTACCCTATATTGAATTTGGTAATTCTGATTCAAGTGAAATTGGCGAATGGGTTTTAGCGGTTGGCAACCCATTTAGACTTCAATCCACTGTAACGGCTGGAATAATTTCTGCTAAAGCACGGAATATCAATATATTAAACAATCAACAATACCGAATTGAGTCTTTTATTCAAACCGATGCGGCTGTGAATCCAGGCAATAGTGGCGGTGCTTTAGTAAATACAAATGGAGATTTGATTGGAATTAATACGGCTATCATGAGTCAAACGGGTCGTTACGAAGGATATTCATTTTCAATCCCGTCTAATCTCGTTAAAAAGGTGTTTTCAGATCTTAAGGAATTTGGGACCGTCCAAAGAGGTTTACTCGGTGTAGTTATTGAAGAAGTTAATAATGAACGTGCAAAATTATATGGATTGACCCATGTTGGGGGCGTATTTATAAGCAATACCACTCGTGATGGTGCAGCAGATATTGCTGGATTAAAACCTGAGGATATTATACTTGAATTAAATAACCGTACCATTAAGTCTGTACCTGAATTGCAAGAAATTATCGGTCGGTTGAGACCTGGTTCGAAAATTCAAATAAAGTATTGGCGCAATAATCAAACAAATACAGTCGAAGCAATTCTTAAAAATCAGGTTAATACAACTGAAATGTTGAGCACCAGAAGAGATCCTCTTCTACTAGATTTAGGCTTTGAAGTTCGGGATCTGAGTGCCGAAGAGAAAACAAATTTAAAGCAATCAGGAGTTAAAGTGTTGAGCATTTATCAGGGCAGCATTATTGAAAATACCAACATGGCTCCAGGATATATCATTACCACGGTAAATGGTAAAAAAGTTCGCTCTGTAGATGAATTGATACAAACCATTCAATCAGCAGATATAAATATTCTTCTGGAAGGATTTTACGAAAAATACAGAGGTAAATTTCCATACCGCTTTAATAAAAAACAATAG
- the dapF gene encoding diaminopimelate epimerase — MKRTIPFEKYEATGNDFIILDFFEFEWIDLNDTNLIKKMCDRHFGIGADGLIALCSEPGMDFKMNYFNSDGNPSSFCGNGSRASVRYMQSKQGKNNFSFAAFDGMHESYVKDQLVSVKMKDINEFETTPEGKLIQSGSPHLIREVINPWDFDVNEQGRALRKKFDPEGVNVNFIEIVGEVLRIATYERGVESETLACGTGVTASAYYVALKANSNGPFKLGIESKGGPLEVQMDIVGLNATNIWLSGPANKVFSGFYRLH, encoded by the coding sequence ATGAAACGTACGATTCCTTTTGAAAAATACGAAGCTACCGGCAATGATTTTATTATCCTTGATTTTTTTGAATTTGAATGGATCGATTTAAACGATACCAATCTGATTAAAAAGATGTGTGACCGACATTTTGGTATCGGTGCAGATGGATTAATTGCATTGTGTTCGGAGCCTGGCATGGATTTTAAAATGAACTATTTTAACAGCGATGGGAACCCTTCCAGCTTTTGCGGCAACGGAAGTAGAGCTTCTGTTCGCTATATGCAATCTAAACAAGGAAAGAATAATTTTAGTTTTGCAGCTTTTGATGGCATGCATGAAAGTTATGTTAAAGATCAATTGGTTTCAGTTAAAATGAAGGATATCAATGAATTTGAAACCACTCCAGAAGGAAAGTTGATCCAAAGTGGTTCGCCACATCTAATACGGGAAGTAATTAATCCATGGGATTTTGATGTAAATGAACAGGGCAGGGCCCTTCGCAAAAAGTTTGATCCAGAAGGAGTTAATGTTAATTTTATTGAGATTGTAGGGGAGGTTTTACGTATTGCTACCTACGAACGAGGTGTTGAATCAGAAACTTTAGCTTGTGGTACAGGAGTTACTGCTTCTGCTTATTATGTTGCACTAAAAGCAAATTCAAACGGCCCTTTTAAGCTTGGTATTGAGTCAAAAGGAGGTCCATTGGAAGTACAAATGGATATCGTAGGGCTCAACGCAACAAATATTTGGTTATCTGGTCCAGCCAATAAGGTATTCAGTGGTTTCTACAGATTACATTAA
- a CDS encoding tetratricopeptide repeat protein encodes MSMLNRKVRILTMLESDPENDFLLFALAKELENEKLTEEAINTYRQLIRIHPKYIGTYYHLAKILQFNLNTEEAILVLKNGIDQAKALKDLHALAEMQNLLNDIEMEDLM; translated from the coding sequence ATGAGTATGTTAAATCGAAAAGTACGCATTTTAACCATGTTGGAATCAGATCCTGAGAATGATTTCTTGCTTTTTGCATTGGCTAAAGAACTGGAAAATGAAAAATTAACTGAAGAAGCAATTAATACCTATCGACAACTCATAAGAATTCATCCAAAATATATAGGAACTTATTATCATTTGGCTAAAATCCTTCAATTTAATTTAAATACGGAAGAAGCGATTTTGGTATTAAAGAATGGCATTGATCAGGCAAAAGCCCTAAAAGATCTTCATGCATTGGCTGAAATGCAAAATCTGTTAAATGATATAGAAATGGAAGACTTAATGTAA